The following proteins come from a genomic window of Nocardiopsis sp. YSL2:
- a CDS encoding response regulator transcription factor, producing the protein MTCVLLAEDDVSISEPLARALRREGYTVDVTVNGIETLDRARAGDIDLMVLDLGLPEMDGLEVARRLRAEGHGTPILILTARADEVDTVVGLDAGADDYVTKPFRLAELLARVRALLRRGGAEVPVVHGVRIDNDSRRAWLGERELQLTTKEFDLLRVLVRDAGKVVTREQIMREVWDTNWWGSTKTLDMHISWLRRKLGDDANQPSYITTVRGVGFRFERD; encoded by the coding sequence ATGACCTGCGTTTTGCTGGCCGAAGACGATGTCTCGATCTCCGAGCCTCTCGCGCGCGCACTCCGCCGCGAGGGCTATACGGTGGATGTGACCGTCAACGGCATTGAGACACTCGACCGTGCCCGTGCAGGAGACATCGACCTCATGGTCCTTGATCTCGGGCTGCCCGAAATGGACGGGCTTGAGGTGGCACGTCGGCTGCGAGCCGAGGGTCACGGAACGCCGATCCTGATCCTGACCGCCCGCGCCGACGAGGTCGACACCGTCGTCGGCCTCGACGCCGGTGCCGACGACTACGTCACCAAGCCCTTCCGCCTGGCCGAACTCCTCGCCCGCGTCCGGGCCCTGCTGCGCCGGGGCGGCGCGGAGGTACCGGTCGTGCACGGCGTGCGGATCGACAACGACTCGCGACGCGCGTGGCTGGGCGAGCGCGAGCTCCAACTCACGACGAAGGAGTTCGACCTCCTGCGCGTGCTCGTCCGCGACGCGGGCAAGGTGGTCACCCGTGAACAGATCATGCGCGAGGTGTGGGACACCAACTGGTGGGGTTCGACCAAGACCCTCGACATGCACATCTCCTGGCTGCGTCGCAAACTGGGCGACGACGCCAACCAGCCCTCGTACATCACGACCGTTCGCGGCGTGGGATTCCGCTTCGAGCGGGACTGA
- a CDS encoding HAMP domain-containing sensor histidine kinase — MRRRMVFSTLVVTVITVMLLGLPLGALTYKLVHDESSRQLQGEAELIGAESDSMLELHGEIDLAEFDRTYPDRFIRITPAGEASTVTAGNPALNPEEPDAPSLLRQTALTSDGTRVEVWAEADAVQQSVVQAWMGIASLSLLAIGVAVGLSMFQARRLTLPLVDLAATAERLGSGVASPWGHRYGIPEADRVAEVLDRSAERIAGLIATERHFATDASHQLRTPLTALTMRLEEIIAESENPEVVREESEAALAQTERLVETVESLLGRARKSQNPEVEPVELDPVLNHIQAEWSPVLQQEQRRLLVTGDPGLTAMTVPTDLSQILATLVENAYKHGAGTVTIRRLDTGQSVRIEVSDEGDGVPEHLSGRIFEREVSGGGGTGLGLALARHIAESEGARIELVQTQPTTFALFLPAGAGGLTKMTGPV; from the coding sequence ATGCGCAGGAGGATGGTCTTCTCCACGCTCGTGGTGACCGTCATCACCGTCATGCTGCTCGGCCTGCCCCTGGGCGCGCTCACGTACAAGCTCGTGCACGACGAGAGCAGTCGCCAGCTCCAGGGCGAGGCCGAGCTCATCGGCGCCGAGAGCGACAGCATGCTCGAACTCCACGGCGAGATCGACCTGGCCGAGTTCGACCGGACCTATCCCGACCGGTTCATCCGCATCACGCCCGCGGGCGAGGCCTCCACGGTGACGGCGGGCAACCCGGCACTCAACCCGGAAGAGCCCGACGCGCCCAGCCTCCTGCGCCAGACCGCGCTGACCAGCGACGGGACGCGGGTGGAGGTCTGGGCGGAGGCCGATGCGGTCCAACAGAGCGTGGTCCAGGCATGGATGGGCATCGCGTCGCTGTCCCTGCTCGCCATCGGGGTGGCGGTGGGTTTGTCCATGTTCCAGGCGCGCAGGCTCACCCTGCCGCTGGTGGACCTGGCGGCCACCGCCGAGCGGTTGGGCTCCGGCGTGGCCTCACCGTGGGGCCACAGGTACGGGATTCCCGAGGCCGACCGCGTGGCGGAGGTCCTGGACCGCAGCGCCGAGCGCATCGCCGGACTCATCGCCACCGAGCGCCACTTCGCCACCGATGCCTCCCACCAGCTCCGCACGCCGCTCACGGCGCTCACGATGCGGTTGGAGGAGATCATCGCCGAGTCCGAGAACCCGGAGGTGGTGCGGGAGGAGAGCGAGGCCGCCCTCGCCCAGACCGAGCGGCTCGTGGAGACGGTGGAGAGCCTCCTGGGACGGGCTCGCAAGAGCCAGAACCCGGAGGTCGAGCCGGTCGAGCTGGATCCGGTGCTCAACCACATCCAGGCGGAGTGGTCGCCCGTCCTCCAGCAGGAGCAGCGCAGGCTGCTCGTCACCGGGGACCCGGGCCTGACCGCGATGACGGTGCCCACCGACCTGTCGCAGATCCTGGCGACGCTCGTGGAGAACGCCTACAAGCACGGCGCGGGCACGGTCACCATCCGGCGTCTGGACACCGGGCAGTCGGTGCGCATCGAGGTCAGCGACGAGGGCGACGGCGTGCCCGAGCACCTGTCCGGCCGGATCTTCGAACGCGAGGTCAGCGGGGGCGGCGGTACCGGTCTGGGCCTGGCCCTGGCCCGGCACATCGCCGAGTCCGAGGGCGCCCGGATCGAGCTGGTGCAGACCCAGCCGACCACCTTCGCCCTGTTCCTCCCGGCCGGAGCGGGCGGCCTCACGAAGATGACCGGCCCCGTCTGA
- a CDS encoding barstar family protein: protein MIDLEDEPTEAGIRSALVRGLGLSPAAAEDWRSLEEAVADFCARGGEVHVIGWDEVSRACPTGAAEVMRLSEALTRSTGPAVFTVSDSPVSVDVTVDVGGVADSRELHVVLKRALGFPDMYGRNLDAFWDAITGLVELPRTLRFTGWRHLEEVCPRDARVVRAMLEEYLAEDPRRRGLVFED, encoded by the coding sequence ATGATCGACCTGGAAGACGAGCCGACCGAGGCCGGAATCCGTTCGGCTCTGGTCCGTGGGCTGGGGCTTTCCCCTGCGGCGGCCGAGGACTGGCGGTCGCTGGAGGAGGCCGTCGCCGACTTCTGCGCGCGGGGCGGTGAGGTCCACGTGATCGGTTGGGACGAGGTGAGCAGGGCCTGCCCGACGGGTGCGGCCGAGGTGATGCGGCTGTCCGAGGCTCTGACCCGGTCGACGGGCCCGGCTGTGTTCACCGTCAGCGACAGCCCGGTCTCGGTCGACGTGACGGTGGACGTGGGCGGGGTGGCCGACTCCCGCGAGTTGCACGTCGTCCTGAAGAGGGCGCTGGGCTTCCCGGACATGTACGGGAGGAACCTGGACGCCTTCTGGGACGCGATCACCGGGCTGGTGGAGCTGCCCAGGACACTCCGGTTCACGGGGTGGCGGCACCTGGAGGAGGTCTGCCCCCGGGATGCCCGGGTGGTCCGGGCGATGCTGGAGGAGTACCTCGCCGAGGATCCCCGCCGACGGGGTCTCGTGTTCGAGGACTGA
- the tgmC gene encoding ATP-grasp peptide maturase system methyltransferase — MTRAVHAYASRLTDRLVEKGVLAPTGPLTDAFRRVDRGVFVPAFALYEHTPEGTRYRLLRGDVPEQREEWGSHVYADETLIIEVKGKPILEALPHGTGKGRCTSSSTMPGLMAQILNELDLDGDPRVLEIGVGSGYNAAILSECLGSDRVTSIDISPRLVSDAAERLTGSGYHPIVAEYDGHKGYPDRAPYDRIISTTAFTHVPPAWLDQVASGGLILVNIAGGTGGAMLILKVGEDGTAQGRFLPEWAGFMPARSHDPRLRTSVDDEGTSSETSLDPALLRDLAFAFVAQLATVDADNVLRTADDGTDFLSMEGRDGAWAEVDIEPARGGRFQVMQGGPRRLWTMVEAAHRWWVGHGEPDWSAFGATVTPEEQFVWHDSPVDGHRWSLV; from the coding sequence ATGACCCGCGCTGTTCACGCATACGCGTCCAGGCTGACCGATCGACTCGTCGAAAAGGGCGTGCTCGCACCTACGGGTCCCCTCACCGACGCCTTCCGTCGTGTCGACCGGGGCGTGTTCGTCCCGGCCTTCGCACTGTACGAGCACACACCCGAGGGCACGCGGTACCGACTCCTGCGCGGCGACGTTCCCGAGCAGCGTGAGGAGTGGGGATCGCACGTCTACGCGGACGAGACGCTGATCATCGAGGTCAAGGGCAAACCGATCCTCGAAGCCCTTCCCCACGGCACGGGGAAGGGACGCTGCACCAGTTCTTCCACGATGCCCGGCCTCATGGCTCAGATACTCAACGAACTCGACCTCGACGGCGACCCCCGAGTTCTGGAGATCGGGGTCGGCTCGGGGTACAACGCCGCGATCCTGAGCGAATGTCTGGGCTCGGATCGTGTGACGAGCATCGACATATCGCCCCGCCTGGTCTCCGACGCCGCCGAGCGCCTCACGGGGTCGGGCTACCACCCCATCGTCGCGGAGTACGACGGCCACAAGGGCTACCCGGACCGAGCCCCCTACGACAGGATCATCTCCACCACCGCCTTCACCCATGTTCCCCCCGCGTGGCTCGACCAGGTGGCATCCGGCGGGCTGATCCTGGTGAACATCGCGGGCGGTACGGGTGGCGCGATGCTCATACTCAAAGTGGGCGAGGACGGCACCGCCCAGGGCCGGTTCCTGCCCGAGTGGGCGGGGTTCATGCCCGCCCGGAGCCATGACCCGCGTCTCCGCACCTCAGTGGACGACGAGGGCACGTCCAGCGAAACTTCCCTGGATCCCGCCCTCCTCCGTGACCTCGCGTTCGCGTTCGTGGCCCAACTCGCCACGGTCGACGCCGACAACGTGCTCAGGACGGCCGACGACGGCACCGACTTCCTGTCCATGGAGGGCAGGGACGGGGCATGGGCCGAGGTCGACATCGAACCGGCGCGGGGCGGCCGCTTCCAGGTTATGCAGGGCGGGCCGCGACGTCTGTGGACGATGGTGGAGGCCGCCCACCGCTGGTGGGTCGGCCACGGGGAACCCGACTGGAGCGCGTTCGGCGCGACCGTCACGCCCGAGGAACAGTTCGTCTGGCACGATTCTCCGGTGGACGGCCATCGGTGGTCCCTGGTCTGA
- a CDS encoding HD family hydrolase: MADEQVTRAVDFLYEVGLMKRYKRTGWLVAGVPDPESIADHSHRTAVTAAVIAALEGADPERAAFLALFHDTQETRLTDIPYVGKRYLKAAPNTEVTANQVEGLPEVVAAMVNDAVGEYEATESIEARCAKDADKLECLVQAVEYQKQGNSHTQAWIDTSLASLRTASAKRLAEEALTRDPLAWVHQARTQKPPL; the protein is encoded by the coding sequence ATGGCAGACGAGCAGGTCACCCGAGCCGTCGACTTCCTGTACGAGGTCGGTCTGATGAAACGCTACAAGCGGACCGGTTGGCTGGTCGCGGGGGTGCCTGACCCCGAGTCCATCGCGGACCACTCGCACCGCACGGCCGTCACGGCGGCGGTGATCGCCGCGCTCGAAGGCGCGGATCCCGAGCGTGCGGCATTCCTGGCGCTGTTCCACGACACCCAGGAGACCCGGCTGACCGATATCCCCTACGTCGGCAAGCGCTATCTCAAGGCCGCACCCAACACCGAGGTGACCGCCAACCAGGTAGAAGGGCTCCCGGAGGTGGTGGCCGCGATGGTCAACGATGCAGTGGGGGAGTACGAGGCCACGGAGTCCATTGAGGCGAGGTGCGCCAAGGACGCCGACAAGCTCGAATGCCTGGTGCAGGCGGTGGAGTACCAGAAACAGGGCAACAGCCATACCCAGGCGTGGATCGACACCTCCCTCGCGTCGCTCAGGACGGCCTCAGCGAAGCGGCTGGCTGAGGAGGCGCTTACTCGTGACCCCCTGGCGTGGGTGCATCAGGCCCGCACTCAGAAGCCACCGCTCTGA
- a CDS encoding DNA-binding transcriptional regulator — MSAPESEREGRISGHVLKIIRRTVGHTQISFAERIGVDVSTLQGWESGRRPLMAVSTGQYLRLRHLLHRLGASPRLLAQMDIALEADRFLGYIMGDQGRTNLDAHPLATWVITRSFTDLVAWAFTGTAPAVLAEASPQGRRGPSTNGPELAADERRHITSHLRAVAEKATRDSSIGALLRRQAHYVAGFDSSDETGEWLATMQRAEKRRLGSNMDWSPSWAVVRSGAHSLARKGDTEALPQFIGVHVSTDSCEIANLNYWAYWLGEVRDPQLADTFMVKLDVDSWRGDLLLGHLVAKLDPRNPYLDVVAHTLWALVIRKPGLVDGRIAGAMTPELQRVLEEGPISPQSRRELEGVLYALRMAQRK, encoded by the coding sequence TTGTCTGCGCCCGAATCCGAGCGAGAAGGACGGATTTCTGGCCATGTCCTCAAGATCATTCGGCGAACGGTCGGGCATACACAGATCTCGTTCGCAGAACGGATCGGAGTGGATGTCAGCACTCTCCAGGGGTGGGAGTCCGGCCGTCGCCCACTGATGGCGGTCAGCACCGGACAGTACCTGCGCTTGCGACATCTCCTTCACCGCTTGGGCGCGTCTCCCCGTCTGCTGGCGCAGATGGACATCGCGCTGGAGGCGGACCGATTTCTCGGATACATCATGGGTGATCAAGGCCGAACCAACCTGGATGCGCATCCACTCGCGACCTGGGTCATCACCAGATCCTTCACTGACCTCGTCGCTTGGGCATTCACCGGAACCGCCCCCGCGGTACTGGCTGAGGCATCGCCGCAAGGCAGACGTGGCCCCTCGACCAACGGCCCGGAACTGGCTGCCGACGAACGCCGACACATCACCTCGCATCTTCGGGCCGTGGCTGAGAAAGCCACACGCGATTCGTCGATTGGCGCCTTGCTGCGTCGGCAGGCCCATTACGTCGCAGGCTTCGACTCCTCCGACGAGACCGGAGAGTGGCTGGCCACCATGCAACGAGCCGAGAAGCGTCGCCTGGGGAGCAATATGGACTGGTCGCCGTCGTGGGCGGTCGTGCGCTCAGGGGCTCACTCGCTCGCACGCAAAGGAGACACGGAAGCACTACCCCAGTTCATCGGCGTCCATGTATCCACCGACTCCTGCGAGATCGCCAATCTGAACTACTGGGCGTACTGGTTGGGAGAAGTCAGAGACCCGCAGTTGGCGGATACGTTCATGGTGAAGTTGGACGTTGATTCCTGGCGAGGGGACCTGCTCCTTGGTCACCTTGTCGCCAAGCTCGACCCGCGCAACCCCTACCTCGATGTCGTAGCCCACACGCTTTGGGCGCTGGTCATCCGAAAGCCTGGACTCGTCGATGGGCGCATCGCGGGTGCCATGACGCCCGAATTGCAACGCGTTTTGGAAGAAGGGCCGATCTCCCCTCAATCGCGGCGCGAGCTTGAGGGCGTGCTCTACGCTCTTCGGATGGCACAACGGAAGTAG
- a CDS encoding ATP-binding protein, translating to MHEMSPRRPPPLVVPQQSTTTVVPPKRLSFDDPARSGIVLGPDPHHVRIARSWAHQAAHTTPNAAFPLVAVVSELVDNSLRHTRSGDPNGTTRVVIERRPFAYVLTVTDNGPRPGPTIPVPRIQDPDNLLAAGGYGLRLVDTLAAYWDWSGTAGGPLTVRALLEHGDERCLASEAAQV from the coding sequence ATGCACGAGATGTCCCCTCGCCGGCCTCCGCCGCTGGTCGTTCCACAGCAGAGTACGACGACTGTCGTGCCTCCCAAACGGCTGAGCTTCGATGATCCCGCCCGGTCCGGGATCGTGCTCGGTCCGGATCCGCACCACGTCCGAATCGCCCGTTCCTGGGCGCACCAAGCCGCACACACCACACCCAACGCGGCGTTTCCACTGGTCGCCGTGGTCAGCGAACTGGTCGACAATTCCCTGCGCCACACCCGATCCGGCGACCCCAACGGCACCACCCGCGTCGTCATCGAACGCCGACCCTTCGCATACGTCCTGACCGTCACCGACAACGGACCCCGCCCTGGGCCTACTATCCCTGTCCCCCGCATTCAGGACCCCGACAACCTGCTCGCGGCCGGTGGCTATGGGCTCCGACTCGTCGACACCCTCGCCGCTTACTGGGACTGGTCCGGCACGGCGGGAGGCCCCCTCACCGTCCGTGCCCTCCTGGAACACGGTGATGAGCGCTGTCTGGCCTCGGAAGCGGCGCAGGTATGA
- the amcB gene encoding cyclophane-forming radical SAM peptide maturase AmcB, with protein sequence MSSTFHTLILQPTTLCNLNCSYCYLCPSERRSRVEMSVDVARAVAAGVREQQSGHVVDVVWHGGEPLTTRREHFRDLVEAFEPLRQQGKIRHYVQTNATLIDDAWCDFLTAHDFHVGVSIDGPEIANSNRVDWSGTPVHRRIMRGVDMLRGHGIEFSAICVATAESITDPGPLFDFFEVLGARSVGFNIEEFEGANTTRETVDPLAVRRFWREMFERLSRGSRMRVREADRLLGYLADVKAGRGPGWVSAPHDPIPTVGTSGDTVVLSPELLGVRAPAYDDFIVGNVLETSLPSIVARAREAAYVKEHFQVVERCQRTCDFFAFCQGGQASNRYFETGGFATTETAYCRNAKQELVLALAENMGV encoded by the coding sequence TTGAGCTCCACCTTCCACACGCTCATCCTGCAGCCGACCACCCTGTGCAACCTGAACTGCTCCTACTGCTACTTGTGCCCCAGTGAGCGCCGGTCTCGCGTCGAGATGTCCGTTGACGTCGCTCGCGCGGTCGCGGCCGGGGTCCGCGAACAGCAGAGCGGCCATGTGGTCGACGTGGTCTGGCATGGCGGGGAGCCGCTGACCACTCGGCGTGAGCACTTCCGCGATCTCGTGGAGGCGTTCGAACCGCTCCGGCAGCAGGGAAAGATCCGCCACTACGTGCAGACCAACGCGACGCTCATCGATGACGCATGGTGTGATTTCCTCACTGCCCACGACTTCCACGTCGGCGTAAGTATCGATGGCCCCGAGATCGCCAACAGCAACCGCGTGGACTGGTCGGGAACTCCCGTCCACCGGCGCATCATGCGCGGTGTTGACATGCTGCGAGGACACGGGATCGAGTTCTCCGCCATCTGTGTCGCCACCGCCGAGAGCATCACTGACCCAGGTCCGCTGTTCGACTTCTTCGAGGTCTTGGGAGCCAGGAGCGTCGGTTTCAACATCGAGGAGTTCGAGGGTGCCAACACCACCAGGGAAACCGTCGATCCACTCGCCGTGCGCCGGTTCTGGCGGGAGATGTTCGAGCGCCTGAGCCGTGGGAGCCGGATGAGGGTTCGGGAGGCCGACCGCCTCCTGGGGTATCTGGCCGACGTCAAAGCCGGGCGCGGACCCGGATGGGTGAGCGCCCCCCACGACCCCATCCCCACCGTGGGCACCAGCGGGGACACCGTCGTGCTCTCCCCGGAACTCCTCGGAGTTCGGGCTCCGGCCTACGACGACTTCATCGTGGGCAACGTTCTTGAGACTTCTCTGCCCTCCATCGTCGCCCGGGCCCGTGAGGCCGCCTACGTCAAGGAGCACTTCCAAGTCGTGGAGCGGTGTCAGCGGACGTGCGACTTCTTCGCGTTCTGCCAGGGCGGGCAGGCCTCCAACCGCTACTTCGAGACCGGCGGCTTCGCCACCACCGAGACCGCCTATTGCCGTAACGCCAAGCAGGAACTCGTCCTCGCTCTGGCCGAGAACATGGGAGTCTGA
- the amcA gene encoding multiple cyclophane-containing RiPP AmcA produces MSILAALENEPQVDDLIGRLPPTTPISGFDNRDTWDNRGGGSFDNRPTWDNWKKG; encoded by the coding sequence GTGAGCATCTTGGCAGCGCTGGAGAACGAGCCGCAGGTCGACGACCTCATCGGCCGCCTCCCCCCGACCACACCCATCAGCGGGTTCGATAATCGCGACACCTGGGACAACCGGGGCGGTGGTTCGTTCGACAACCGCCCTACATGGGACAACTGGAAGAAGGGCTAG
- a CDS encoding pentapeptide repeat-containing protein, with protein METATIRGAKVLLPSEDDAPVTSWPFASPSADEKVANIDFRGVDLGSHRLVDISLERCRFTGSRLMGVSMTRTSLKDVLFEGCRFDYSTWDQVKVNGAVAFVNCSFRETGIARSDLRGAVFDECAFGPEITSTKMSGTDLRGSDLSGLSGLPSLVGAQVTETQLRQLTEAMVRDLKLAVAEISP; from the coding sequence ATGGAAACCGCCACCATCCGGGGCGCGAAGGTACTCCTGCCCAGCGAGGACGATGCGCCGGTGACGTCGTGGCCGTTCGCGAGTCCCTCGGCCGACGAGAAGGTCGCCAACATCGATTTCCGTGGTGTGGACCTGGGCTCGCACCGCCTGGTCGACATCTCGCTGGAGCGGTGCCGCTTCACCGGTTCCCGGCTCATGGGAGTGTCGATGACCCGGACATCCCTCAAGGACGTGCTGTTCGAGGGCTGCCGATTCGACTACTCGACGTGGGATCAGGTGAAGGTGAATGGTGCCGTGGCGTTCGTGAACTGCTCTTTCAGAGAGACCGGCATCGCGAGGAGTGACCTTCGGGGCGCGGTGTTCGATGAGTGTGCCTTCGGCCCCGAGATCACGTCCACCAAGATGTCCGGCACGGATCTACGGGGAAGCGACCTGTCTGGGTTGTCCGGACTGCCATCGCTGGTTGGGGCTCAGGTGACGGAGACCCAACTGCGGCAGCTCACCGAGGCGATGGTCCGGGACCTGAAGCTCGCGGTGGCGGAGATCAGCCCTTAA
- a CDS encoding ATP-binding protein, whose protein sequence is MPATVTKRPTVFWEHRTYPGDLSQLSRVRADLAADLAGFDPDLVDTLQLVTSELFANGIKYTDSGRTGGEVIRALSMPGPGTLRVSLSDCGGGGGVPRIPAERSSDEWDWAEGQRGLVLVENLSTAWGHFRLAPWADLGTHVWAEFAMDPGAAPENMRPYVFTR, encoded by the coding sequence ATGCCCGCGACCGTCACCAAGCGCCCGACCGTCTTCTGGGAACACCGCACCTACCCGGGTGACCTCTCCCAGCTCTCCCGGGTCCGCGCCGACCTCGCCGCCGACCTGGCCGGATTCGACCCCGACCTGGTCGACACCCTCCAGCTCGTCACCAGCGAACTCTTCGCCAACGGGATCAAGTACACCGACTCCGGCCGCACGGGCGGCGAGGTCATCAGGGCCCTGTCCATGCCCGGCCCGGGCACCCTGCGCGTGTCCCTCAGCGACTGCGGCGGGGGAGGAGGGGTGCCCCGCATCCCCGCCGAGCGCTCCAGCGACGAGTGGGACTGGGCGGAGGGCCAACGCGGCCTCGTCCTGGTCGAGAACCTCTCCACAGCCTGGGGACACTTCCGCCTCGCCCCCTGGGCCGACCTCGGCACCCACGTCTGGGCGGAGTTCGCGATGGACCCGGGCGCTGCCCCGGAGAACATGCGCCCCTACGTCTTCACCCGCTGA
- a CDS encoding glycosyltransferase, translating to MYGDVDLNIIDGSAIWAQSMAQALAAAGCEVTLLLKAPVRTDRLVAPLADVPGIRLLRPYEDDLVPERGPRGLTPEQAVELITRQHERRPFDLVVVRGRRLAGLAAQEEALAGRLWTYLTDFPHSVGELTAATTAELTEIALASRFLLCQTEELRAFLESSVPAACGRSVLFPPVVVVPEGVQADGQVHARTRIAYTGKFAPRWNTLEMTELPERLGRLGVDAEMVMIGDKIHAEPADWSKHMRRALESTEHVDWRGGMARAEALRQSADCDFGLSWRDPSMDASLELSTKVLELGALGLPVVLNRTPMHEALLGADYPLFAGADIGSVAEVVARAYADRELYADAARRCRDAAAAHTLERAAERLRGYLAEALPTAPEGADPERPLKVVVAGHDLKFFTRLAEYLDALPGLDVRIDQWEGLNAHDQYRSRELAGWADVVICEWCGPNALFYAKWKRPDQRLIVRLHRFELYAEWPRKLDIGKVDAVVCVSPHYADLTREITGWPSDKVVVVPNWVDDAQLARPKLAGAEYSLGMVGIAPSRKRLDRGLDVVSELRRMDPRYTLSVKTKQPWEYWWIWNRPEERSYFERVYRRIQRDEKLASGVVFDPFGPDVATWLRRVGFMLSTSDDESFHLAPAECAASGGVPALLPWPGADTIYDPHWIHADAVAMAEAIHAMVSEGRFAAEAERARAEVTGAYGLDRVRSLWSDLVVRGKVPEDASAAPVARS from the coding sequence CGTCGCACCGCTGGCCGACGTGCCCGGCATCCGGCTGCTGCGCCCCTACGAGGACGACCTCGTGCCCGAGCGGGGCCCGCGCGGGCTCACCCCGGAGCAGGCCGTCGAGCTCATCACCCGGCAGCACGAGCGCCGTCCCTTCGACCTCGTCGTGGTCCGCGGCCGCCGCCTGGCGGGGCTCGCCGCCCAGGAGGAGGCCCTGGCCGGACGGCTGTGGACCTACCTCACCGACTTCCCGCACAGCGTCGGCGAGCTGACCGCCGCCACCACCGCCGAGCTCACCGAGATCGCGCTGGCCTCCCGGTTCCTGCTCTGCCAGACCGAGGAACTGCGTGCGTTCCTGGAGTCGTCGGTGCCCGCCGCGTGCGGGCGCTCCGTGCTCTTCCCGCCCGTGGTCGTGGTGCCCGAGGGCGTCCAGGCGGACGGCCAGGTGCACGCGCGCACGCGCATCGCCTACACGGGCAAGTTCGCGCCGCGCTGGAACACCCTGGAGATGACCGAGCTGCCCGAGCGCCTCGGCCGACTCGGCGTCGACGCCGAGATGGTGATGATCGGCGACAAGATCCACGCAGAGCCCGCCGACTGGTCCAAACACATGCGCCGCGCCCTGGAGTCCACCGAGCACGTGGACTGGCGCGGCGGCATGGCGCGGGCCGAGGCGCTCCGCCAGTCCGCCGACTGCGACTTCGGTCTGTCCTGGCGCGACCCGTCCATGGACGCGAGCCTGGAGCTGTCCACCAAGGTGCTGGAGCTGGGCGCGCTCGGACTGCCGGTCGTGCTCAACCGCACTCCCATGCACGAGGCGCTGCTGGGCGCCGACTACCCGCTCTTCGCCGGGGCGGACATCGGTTCGGTCGCCGAGGTCGTGGCCCGGGCCTACGCAGACCGCGAGCTGTACGCGGACGCGGCGCGGCGGTGCCGGGACGCGGCGGCCGCGCACACGCTGGAGCGGGCGGCCGAGCGGTTGCGCGGCTACCTGGCCGAGGCGCTGCCCACGGCGCCGGAGGGCGCCGACCCCGAGCGCCCGCTCAAGGTGGTCGTGGCCGGCCACGACCTGAAGTTCTTCACCCGGCTGGCGGAGTACCTCGACGCCCTGCCCGGTCTGGACGTGCGCATCGACCAGTGGGAGGGGCTCAACGCCCACGACCAGTACCGCTCGCGTGAGCTGGCGGGCTGGGCCGACGTGGTCATCTGTGAGTGGTGCGGGCCCAACGCGCTGTTCTACGCCAAGTGGAAGCGGCCCGACCAGCGGCTCATCGTCCGGCTGCACCGGTTCGAGCTGTACGCGGAGTGGCCGCGCAAGCTCGACATCGGCAAGGTCGACGCCGTGGTGTGCGTGAGCCCGCACTACGCGGACCTGACGCGCGAGATCACGGGGTGGCCGTCCGACAAGGTCGTGGTCGTGCCCAACTGGGTGGACGACGCCCAGCTGGCGCGGCCCAAGCTGGCCGGAGCGGAGTACTCGCTGGGCATGGTCGGGATCGCGCCCTCGCGCAAGCGGCTGGACCGCGGGCTGGACGTGGTCTCCGAGCTGCGGCGGATGGACCCCAGGTACACGCTCTCGGTCAAGACCAAGCAGCCGTGGGAGTACTGGTGGATCTGGAACCGGCCGGAGGAGCGCTCCTACTTCGAGCGGGTGTACCGCCGGATCCAGCGGGACGAGAAGCTCGCCTCCGGCGTGGTGTTCGACCCGTTCGGGCCGGACGTGGCCACGTGGCTGCGGCGGGTGGGGTTCATGCTCTCCACCAGTGACGACGAGTCGTTCCACCTGGCGCCGGCCGAGTGCGCGGCCTCGGGCGGGGTGCCCGCGCTGCTGCCGTGGCCGGGCGCGGACACCATCTACGACCCGCACTGGATCCACGCCGACGCGGTCGCCATGGCCGAGGCGATCCACGCGATGGTGTCCGAGGGCCGCTTCGCCGCCGAGGCCGAGCGGGCGCGCGCCGAGGTGACGGGCGCGTACGGGCTGGACCGGGTCCGCTCGCTGTGGAGCGACCTGGTGGTGCGCGGCAAGGTCCCCGAGGACGCCTCCGCGGCGCCCGTCGCCCGGTCCTGA